From a single Lytechinus pictus isolate F3 Inbred unplaced genomic scaffold, Lp3.0 scaffold_19, whole genome shotgun sequence genomic region:
- the LOC135157721 gene encoding uncharacterized protein LOC135157721 — MEVEKLASIGESLGLRGTELRSFIEGEQNRAREERMLDRERVKEEQELVRLQVELERSRGERSEETLNESRVHVRAPKLPTFSEDRDNLDTYLSRFERYASAQSWPQASWATNLSALLTGKALDTYSRLSDTEALDYDTLKRALLKRYDITSEEYRKKLRSARPDSGESASQFVYRMRVYLKKWLILGGYQENLDNMKELVLIEQFYDSCSREMAMFIRERKPRSLDELSEIADRFIEARGGWRLTNVSHKPRTENSRPDFRSKITGTPEARKQPPSQDKQTNRPRREGCYVCGSKGHFARNCNEKRQGRLAAGMVELAEPQGSSGRGYAGLGPQPLMSSYGTAEMQTRTEVERGDHHTEESNFTLDIGEAACLLIDSCIPCLEAGRANRSQEQDLPVVSVACEAKSVRSMPVVRGLVNGVLVETLRDSGSTAALVKEKLVKPGQMTGKQRLCLLIDRTVRRFPLARIHVDTPYFTGELEVLCVSNPIYPLILGNLDGVRNASDPDLDWKPPEQGTISYALAAETRQQARERWKPIKGLKVPGQLTEVTPDGFRKAQEADKTLDKIRQRVAAEEVKVSRNGNKSSFKMLNGVLYREFQDSRAAADVNTQLIVPQPLRKQVLKLAHESVMGGHLGASKTGDRILANFFWPGMHHDVKLFCRSCDSCQRSFPKGKVTKVPLGSTPLIDEPFHRVAVDIVGPIAPISSKGNRYILTLVDYATRYPEAVPLRNIDTSSVAEALLSIFSRVGFPKEMLTDRGSQFTSGVMKEVSRLLSLRHIMTTPYHPQCNGLVEKFNGTLKRMLVKMCEERPKDWDRYIDSLLFAYRETPQSSTGFAPFELLYGRVVRGPLLILRELWTKDFDHPETKSTYQFVLDLKEKMEKTCEIAQRELHKSHEKYRKSYNRKAKKRSFKVGDEVLVLLPTDHNKLLMHWKGPFRIVQTHGPFDYRVDLGKRVATLHANLLKQYLRREAEEPEQTNAAVVDLVATSVIEDEDDSEVGGNNNGKGTGKIISSPSPLLPLPSLHRTQTYSDVQVSKELSDVQHRQVSSLLREFDDILTDVPSLSTAGHHDIQLIHDVPVKSRPYPLPHAKRQTVKDEIREMLALGVIEPSCSPYASPIVLISKKDGSVRFCCDFRKINAITVPDAEPIPDQEEIFAKLANDNFFTKVDLTKGYWQVPLTEQAKPITAFVTPDGLYQFTSMPFGLMNAPASFSRLMRTVLRGLEFVDNFIDDILVHTPTWDQHIEALRSLMVRLRESNLKAKPKKCFVGFAKVDFLGHQLSRGYLRPLHNKVEDIQTAPRPTTKKELRSFLGLAGYYRKFVPHFATTAVPLTDLLKKGKPNMLDWDEVHENAFTSLKVMLTKEPILHLPDVNRQFILRTDASNKGVGAVLLQEFDGEKFPIAYASKKLLVREQAYSTIEKECLAVVWAVLKFETFLFGREFILEVDHQPLLAIQKSKVANGRILRWALALQQYKFRVEAIKGQENVGADYLSRV, encoded by the coding sequence ATGGAAGTCGAAAAACTCGCTAGCATCGGGGAATCTCTTGGCCTGAGAGGTACGGAGTTACGATCTTTTATAGAAGGAGAGCAAAATCGGGCACGAGAAGAGCGCATGCTCGATCGTGAGAGAGTGAAGGAAGAACAAGAGTTGGTTAGGTTGCAAGTGGAGCTAGAGCGTTCGAGAGGTGAGAGAAGCGAGGAAACACTGAATGAAAGTAGAGTGCATGTACGAGCACCAAAATTGCCTACATTCAGCGAGGATAGGGATAATCTCGATACGTATCTTAGCAGATTTGAGCGATACGCATCGGCGCAATCCTGGCCACAGGCGTCATGGGCTACTAATCTGAGCGCGCTTTTGACAGGCAAGGCATTAGACACGTATAGTAGACTGAGCGATACTGAAGCGTTAGATTACGATACCCTAAAGAGGGCGCTCTTGAAGAGATATGACATTACTAGTGAAGAGTATAGGAAAAAATTGCGATCAGCAAGGCCGGACTCCGGAGAAAGTGCGAGCCAATTTGTTTATCGAATGAGAGTTTATCTCAAGAAATGGTTAATACTAGGTGGATATCAGGAAAATTTAGATAATATGAAGGAATTAGTTCTCATAGAACAGTTTTATGATAGTTGTTCAAGAGAAATGGCGATGTTCATAAGAGAGCGCAAACCTCGTAGCTTGGATGAGCTTTCAGAGATAGCGGATCGCTTTATAGAAGCTCGGGGTGGGTGGCGTTTGACCAATGTAAGTCACAAACCTCGAACTGAGAACTCACGTCCTGACTTTCGTTCTAAGATAACAGGTACACCAGAGGCGAGGAAGCAGCCGCCGTCCCAGGACAAACAGACCAACCGACCAAGGCGAGAGGGATGTTACGTCTGTGGTAGCAAAGGACATTTCGCTCGGAACTGCAATGAGAAGAGACAGGGAAGGCTAGCTGCGGGCATGGTAGAGTTGGCAGAACCACAAGGGTCATCGGGACGCGGCTACGCTGGTCTGGGACCACAGCCCCTGATGTCGTCGTATGGGACGGCCGAGATGCAGACTAGGACAGAGGTAGAGAGAGGGGATCACCACACTGAGGAGAGTAACTTCACTCTTGATATAGGTGAGGCAGCATGTCTGTTAATTGATTCATGTATCCCGTGCCTTGAAGCAGGCAGGGCAAACCGGTCTCAGGAGCAAGATTTACCGGTAGTGAGTGTGGCATGTGAGGCAAAGTCTGTGCGTTCAATGCCAGTTGTCCGAGGTCTTGTTAATGGAGTTTTAGTGGAAACCCTCCGAGATAGTGGAAGCACAGCTGCCCTGGTAAAAGAGAAGTTAGTAAAACCTGGTCAAATGACGGGGAAACAGCGACTGTGCCTATTGATTGATAGGACGGTTAGGAGATTCCCACTGGcgcgtatacatgtagataccccCTACTTTACTGGGGAATTGGAAGTTCTGTGTGTTAGTAATCCAATTTACCCTTTGATTTTAGGCAACTTAGATGGAGTCAGAAATGCTAGCGATCCTGACTTAGATTGGAAACCACCAGAGCAAGGGACCATATCTTATGCATTGGCAGCAGAGACCAGACAACAAGCCAGAGAGAGATGGAAACCTATAAAAGGATTGAAAGTACCTGGACAGTTGACCGAGGTAACTCCAGATGGATTTAGGAAAGCACAGGAAGCTGACAAGACACTGGATAAGATTAGACAACGGGTTGCGGCTGAAGAGGTCAAGGTAAGCCGTAATGGGAATAAGTCTTCGTTCAAGATGTTGAATGGTGTGCTCTACCGTGAATTTCAAGACTCAAGGGCAGCAGCCGACGTCAATACTCAGTTAATAGTTCCGCAGCCATTAAGGAAGCAGGTTCTAAAGCTGGCCCATGAGTCAGTCATGGGTGGACACTTAGGAGCGAGCAAGACGGGTGACCGGATCTTAGCAAATTTCTTCTGGCCGGGGATGCACCATGATGTAAAGTTGTTCTGCAGGTCATGTGATTCTTGCCAGCGTTCTTTTCCCAAAGGGAAGGTGACAAAGGTGCCCCTCGGCTCAACACCGCTAATCGATGAGCCGTTTCATCGCGTCGCAGTAGACATAGTTGGCCCGATTGCTCCAATCTCGTCGAAAGGAAATCGATATATCCTCACCCTCGTAGATTATGCGACGCGGTATCCGGAGGCAGTGCCCCTTAGGAATATTGATACATCCAGTGTAGCGGAGGCACTGTTGAGTATATTTTCACGAGTGGGCTTTCCGAAAGAAATGCTCACGGACAGGGGTTCACAGTTCACCTCCGGTGTCATGAAGGAGGTGTCTCGTCTACTGTCTTTAAGGCATATCATGACTACCCCCTACCATCCTCAATGTAATGGTCTCGTGGAGAAGTTCAATGGTACACTGAAGAGGATGCTAGTGAAGATGTGCGAAGAACGCCCCAAAGACTGGGACCGGTACATTGATTCTTTGCTGTTTGCATACCGGGAGACACCCCAATCTAGCACCGGCTTCGCACCTTTTGAGCTCTTATACGGACGGGTGGTCAGGGGACCACTGTTGATACTACGTGAGTTATGGACAAAGGACTTTGATCATCCTGAAACCAAGAGCACCTACCAATTCGTTTTGGATCTAAAGGAGAAGATGGAAAAGACCTGCGAGATTGCTCAACGAGAACTACACAAATCGCATGAGAAATACAGGAAGAGCTACAATAGAAAAGCAAAGAAACGCTCATTTAAAGTAGGTGATGAGGTATTGGTTCTTCTTCCGACTGACCATAACAAACTTCTCATGCACTGGAAGGGTCCATTCCGCATTGTCCAGACCCACGGACCTTTTGATTACAGAGTTGATTTGGGTAAGAGAGTGGCAACCCTCCATGCCAACCTCCTCAAGCAGTATCTACGACGTGAAGCTGAGGAACCAGAGCAGACGAATGCGGCTGTGGTGGACTTGGTTGCGACCTCAGTTATTGAGGACGAGGATGACTCAGAGGTTGGTGGGAACAACAATGGTAAAGGTACTGGCAAGATTATATCATCGCCTAGCCCTCTACTACCCCTTCCCAGTTTGCACAGAACGCAAACATACTCAGATGTTCAAGTATCTAAGGAACTTTCTGATGTGCAGCACAGACAAGTGTCCTCCCTTCTTCGAGAATTCGATGACATACTCACTGATGTCCCAAGTCTTAGTACAGCTGGACATCATGACATCCAGCTCATCCATGACGTGCCAGTGAAAAGCCGACCTTATCCATTGCCTCATGCTAAAAGGCAAACCGTCAAAGATGAGATAAGGGAGATGTTGGCTCTCGGAGTGATTGAACCATCCTGCTCTCCTTACGCTTCTCCAATCGTCTTGATAAGCAAAAAGGATGGTAGTGTTAGGTTTTGTTGCGATTTTAGGAAAATAAACGCCATCACTGTCCCAGATGCAGAGCCGATACCGGACCAAGAGGAAATATTCGCCAAACTCGCAAATGACAACTTCTTTACCAAGGTCGATCTTACAAAGGGGTATTGGCAAGTGCCGCTAACGGAGCAGGCAAAGCCAATAACTGCCTTTGTAACCCCCGATGGACTTTATCAGTTTACGTCCATGCCATTCGGGTTGATGAATGCACCCGCCAGCTTCAGTCGCTTGATGAGAACAGTCCTCAGGGGTCTTGAATTTGTCGACAATTTCATTGACGACATCCTCGTGCACACACCTACCTGGGATCAACACATAGAAGCTCTGCGATCTCTGATGGTAAGACTGAGGGAGTCGAACCTCAAGGCAAAACCAAAGAAGTGTTTTGTTGGATTTGCAAAAGTCGACTTCTTAGGACACCAGCTGAGTAGAGGGTATCTCAGACCACTCCACAACAAAGTAGAAGACATTCAGACGGCTCCAAGGCCAACTACGAAGAAAGAGCTACGGTCGTTTTTGGGATTAGCCGGCTACTACAGGAAGTTTGTTCCCCACTTCGCTACAACTGCTGTCCCTCTAACTGACCTGCTGAAGAAGGGGAAACCAAACATGCTTGACTGGGACGAGGTACATGAGAACGCGTTCACCAGTCTGAAGGTGATGTTGACCAAAGAACCCATTCTTCACTTGCCTGATGTGAACAGACAGTTCATCTTGAGGACCGATGCATCAAACAAAGGAGTCGGGGCAGTTCTCCTACAAGAATTTGACGGAGAGAAGTTCCCGATAGCATATGCTAGTAAGAAGTTACTAGTTCGGGAACAAGCCTATTCGACAATCGAGAAAGAATGTCTTGCGGTTGTTTGGGCTGTGCTTAAATTCGAGACCTTTCTCTTTGGTAGAGAATTCATACTCGAAGTCGACCACCAGCCCTTGTTGGCAATTCAGAAATCTAAAGTAGCTAATGGGCGAATCCTTCGTTGGGCGTTGGCTCTCCAACAGTACAAGTTCAGAGTCGAAGCCATCAAGGGGCAAGAAAATGTTGGCGCAGACTATCTGAGTAGGGTGTAG